The proteins below are encoded in one region of Coffea arabica cultivar ET-39 chromosome 4c, Coffea Arabica ET-39 HiFi, whole genome shotgun sequence:
- the LOC113741399 gene encoding protein SAWADEE HOMEODOMAIN HOMOLOG 1-like isoform X2, with product MDDRLNSVEMENAFDPEFTLAEIVEMENLYKEMGGKSLNQQFYQELATKFSTSVHRCGKSSIGCEQVQSWFGDLEKELEAKVSSFRRKVEKSVGPTKLAMNKSEVQKPSFVKSEEIDASMPAEVPNFADENSQKPKGVSVAELSELVFEARSSKDLAWYDVASFLNYRVTSTGELEVRVRYVGYDKDQDEWLNVKRSVRERSIPLEPSECDRVKVGDLVLCFRENEDDAVYCDARVVDIQRIAHDSDCCCCIFLVRYDQDFFEASNIT from the exons ATTGTGGAAATGGAAAACTTGTACAAGGAAATGGGAGGGAAATCCCTTAACCAACAGTTCTATCAGGAACTCGCTACCAAGTTCAG CACCTCAGTTCATCGATGTGGCAAATCTTCAATAGGATGCGAACAG GTGCAAAGCTGGTTTGGTGATCTAGAGAAAGAATTGGAAGCTAAAGTTTCTTCCTTTCGCCGGAAAGTTGAGAAATCTGTTGGTCCTACCAAGTTAGCAATGAATAAAAGTGAAGTTCAAAAACCTTCATTTGTTAAGAGTGAAGAAATTGATGCTTCCATGCCTGCAGAAGTCCCAAACTTTGCGGATGAAAATTCTCAAAAGCCCAAAG GTGTTAGTGTTGCAGAGCTTTCAGAGTTGGTTTTTGAGGCTAGATCCTCAAAGGATCTTGCTTG GTATGATGTTGCTTCTTTCCTCAATTACAGAGTTACAAGTACAGGAGAGCtc GAAGTCCGTGTACGATATGTCGGTTATGATAAGGACCAAGATGAGTGGTTGAATGTGAAACGATCTGTACGTGAACGTTCTATTCCTTTAGAGCCTTCAGAATGTGACAGAGTGAAGGTTGGGGATCTGGTCTTGTGCTTCAGG gaaaatgaagatgatgCTGTATATTGTGATGCACGAGTAGTGGATATCCAAAGAATAGCTCATGATAGTGATTGCTGCTGTTGCATATTTCTCGTTCGTTATGACCAAGATTTTTTTGAG GCCAGCAACATAACATAA
- the LOC113741399 gene encoding protein SAWADEE HOMEODOMAIN HOMOLOG 1-like isoform X1, translating to MDDRLNSVEMENAFDPEFTLAEIVEMENLYKEMGGKSLNQQFYQELATKFSTSVHRCGKSSIGCEQVQSWFGDLEKELEAKVSSFRRKVEKSVGPTKLAMNKSEVQKPSFVKSEEIDASMPAEVPNFADENSQKPKGVSVAELSELVFEARSSKDLAWYDVASFLNYRVTSTGELEVRVRYVGYDKDQDEWLNVKRSVRERSIPLEPSECDRVKVGDLVLCFRENEDDAVYCDARVVDIQRIAHDSDCCCCIFLVRYDQDFFEDQVQLKKLCCRPAT from the exons ATTGTGGAAATGGAAAACTTGTACAAGGAAATGGGAGGGAAATCCCTTAACCAACAGTTCTATCAGGAACTCGCTACCAAGTTCAG CACCTCAGTTCATCGATGTGGCAAATCTTCAATAGGATGCGAACAG GTGCAAAGCTGGTTTGGTGATCTAGAGAAAGAATTGGAAGCTAAAGTTTCTTCCTTTCGCCGGAAAGTTGAGAAATCTGTTGGTCCTACCAAGTTAGCAATGAATAAAAGTGAAGTTCAAAAACCTTCATTTGTTAAGAGTGAAGAAATTGATGCTTCCATGCCTGCAGAAGTCCCAAACTTTGCGGATGAAAATTCTCAAAAGCCCAAAG GTGTTAGTGTTGCAGAGCTTTCAGAGTTGGTTTTTGAGGCTAGATCCTCAAAGGATCTTGCTTG GTATGATGTTGCTTCTTTCCTCAATTACAGAGTTACAAGTACAGGAGAGCtc GAAGTCCGTGTACGATATGTCGGTTATGATAAGGACCAAGATGAGTGGTTGAATGTGAAACGATCTGTACGTGAACGTTCTATTCCTTTAGAGCCTTCAGAATGTGACAGAGTGAAGGTTGGGGATCTGGTCTTGTGCTTCAGG gaaaatgaagatgatgCTGTATATTGTGATGCACGAGTAGTGGATATCCAAAGAATAGCTCATGATAGTGATTGCTGCTGTTGCATATTTCTCGTTCGTTATGACCAAGATTTTTTTGAG GACCAAGTTCAGCTAAAGAAATTGTGTTGCAGGCCAGCAACATAA